In Calothrix sp. PCC 7507, one DNA window encodes the following:
- a CDS encoding bile acid:sodium symporter family protein yields the protein MNEILAIIDKLALFTFIVFTMLGAGLSLTIQQIWEPLRNPRLVILSLLTNFVLVPLFVYLLLQVVHLSEPLRDGLLIMAVASGPPALPKLAHIVKGNIAFSVGLMMMLMLGTIFYMPIALPLVVEGVEINSWDIAKPLLLMMVSPLLIGLFIKAKLSAIAPIIQPILFKLSNAGLLLGLAVRLIVHTNDIISLLQTGAILVCAVFIVFSFTVGYLLGGPGIDTQRVLGVGTAQRNFAAALLVATSNFEDPSVVSIIMVTSILMMVIVLVAGKKFTEIDQPQVSQIEQVEV from the coding sequence ATGAATGAAATCTTAGCAATAATCGACAAACTTGCACTTTTCACATTTATCGTCTTCACCATGCTGGGTGCAGGGTTAAGTCTCACCATACAACAGATTTGGGAACCACTCCGCAACCCCCGCTTAGTCATCTTGTCTCTGCTGACAAATTTTGTGTTGGTACCGCTTTTTGTGTATTTGCTGCTGCAAGTAGTACATCTGAGTGAACCACTAAGAGATGGCTTACTAATCATGGCAGTAGCATCAGGTCCCCCAGCACTACCAAAACTTGCCCACATAGTCAAGGGCAACATAGCTTTCTCCGTGGGATTAATGATGATGCTCATGCTGGGCACAATCTTCTATATGCCGATCGCTCTACCATTAGTTGTAGAAGGTGTAGAAATCAACTCCTGGGACATTGCCAAACCCTTATTATTAATGATGGTCAGCCCATTGCTCATTGGGTTATTTATCAAAGCCAAATTGAGTGCGATCGCCCCCATTATCCAGCCAATTCTGTTCAAATTATCGAATGCGGGATTACTTTTAGGTTTAGCAGTCAGACTGATAGTTCACACTAACGATATTATTAGCTTATTACAAACAGGTGCTATCTTAGTTTGTGCTGTTTTCATAGTCTTCTCCTTTACAGTGGGTTATCTTTTGGGTGGGCCTGGTATCGACACTCAACGAGTGCTAGGAGTTGGAACAGCTCAACGCAATTTTGCCGCAGCATTATTAGTAGCTACGAGCAACTTTGAAGATCCCAGTGTGGTGAGCATCATTATGGTGACGAGTATCTTAATGATGGTGATAGTTCTCGTCGCGGGAAAAAAGTTCACAGAAATCGACCAACCACAAGTTTCTCAGATAGAACAGGTAGAAGTATAG